The DNA region CAGCAGTCGGTTCGCCTGCATTTTAGACCAATCGGATTCCATTTCCTGCCCAAACCCGAAGAGCATAAGTTATCTTGGTCCTGCTGAGACCAAAAGAAGCAAATAAATAAGATTCTGGTGGTGTGTAACTGCATCGTGCCATTGCACCAACAATGCAGTATTCCGTTTCACTTTTTCTTTATGTGTTTTTCTCTCGATGAAATCACAAATATGCTACCCTATTAATAGAGATCAATTTCATTGCAGTATCTGATTGAACCTGGTAACTAGATGCTTCGAACTTTATCTGACCATACTTTTCCTTAGAGGCAGCCCAATTTCAAGGAAGCAACTCTGACCTATTAGTGAGAAGCAAGCCGGATCAGATattagttcttttttttttatcagtttAGTTGTCAATGATACCTTGAGCCTGGCCCCTCAAGGTAATCTCTAGCTAATTGAAAactgacatttttcatggttGGTTGAATTTCTCAAGTCGCCTGAGTTTCTCGGTAAAAGATGTTGTGGCTCCTCCCTTGCTTGGTTGGCTTTAGTGGATCGAATTCCAGTTATTTAACTCTGCAACCCGCTCATCGATGAGACAATCCTCCTCCCAAAGCTCACAGCGGGGTTCCCTGCGGTTAGAAATTCCAAGAAGACCGCTAAGATTATCTCTTCCAATCTTACAAGCCGTGGCAGCTTAGCATTTATGAATGAGCAAGACATAAAGGTTTACTTCGTTGACACCGTCCTCCTGTCAAAAAGTCCTGCTCTTAGGTCATCGGGATTGTTGGGCAGTTTTGCTTTGATACAATAATGTTGACATTAGCATTTTATCGATTTGGAATGAATCATGAGATGTCACAGAAGAAGATGAACCATGTCGCAAGAGTATATTGGTCTAATCTTTCAGGAGAAACTATATGCAATAGACTCCAGAAGAAGAATCATCATTTGTCACCTCAACTTTCCTTGACAAAGAATTTAAATTCGGATACAAGAAGGACCATACCCCGAAGGACGTTTATCCTTGACCGTGATAAGTACTCTGCGCTTTAATAGTATTTGCCATTGCCAGATTGGGTTATTCGGGTGGTTTGTTGCCTTTCTTTGCCTTTGAGCTGGACTGGACTGCAGATCATTAAAGGTAACAATTTGCAGGCCACGATGCACTGTTCTTGAGTTCCATATGCTCCATGCCCTTTTTGGTCTATGAAGTTCCATAATGCAGAGACAATTGCCTCTATTTCCTCGACACTTTCGAGGGGAGAAATGATGTTTACACAAAAGGAGGTTACAAAATTATGTTCTGTCAACTTGAATGTGCGAGATATTCGACTAGAGGTCTTGCTTTTATTGCGAAATCAAGATTGCCCAATGCAGACATGCATGGCATTGGTATCACGATCACTATTACCCCCCACCAATGCTGAAACAGGATGCTCGGTATGTTCCTTCACGTACATGTAAATTCAGTCACCTAGCTACTGCATTACACTGCTAACCATTCCTAGCTTCTTATCGTAGCGAAGTGaaatttgatagtttttgcCAGACTCCACTTGGAAATTACTCACGCGTCTATGGTGCATGTGTAGCCTTATGTTTGACATCTAGCTGATTGCCTTTTCTAGTGCTCATGTATATCAGTTTTTAGGCCATCACTTTTGCAGCTATGGCAAACCTTGCAGAACTCTGAATGTTGGATTCCGTggcatttgtttttctttgttgGCTGCTTACTGAGGAAAGCCTAATGTCTTCTATGGCTGCATTCGGGAAAGCTGATTTTATAATGAATATTGACGGTGGGGGGCTGGAAAAGAAGACAACATAATACTGAAGAATAAACAAAGacttcttttttataataaagaaattcttactaaaatcattttcaatcatGAGAATCTTTTGTTTGATGTATTATTATATGAACGGTGCCTGAACCTCGCATGGATGGGATTAACATTCGCATTGTGCTACTTTTATGGGGAGAAAgaagaacaaaaagaaaaaggaaaaagctgAGTTCCTCACGTGAGACCAAGACCTTTTGAAGGTATGTTTTAATTTGTGTATTTTGAGGAAAACCGAAGATTCCAAGATTCTCTCGGGGCAAGTCTTTGTCTatgtttcaattttaattgaCCCAAGTCTTCTTTATAGGCAGCCCAAATTCAAGAAATCAACTCTGAGCTATCTCTGAAGACGAATAATACAATGATAAATAATCAAAGATATTGGATGAAAACGAAtccaaaaacaagaaaaagaattgaaatagaaaaggatTAAAAGTCATATGATGGAAAATGATAGATaagatagaaaaaataaaaactctaATCCCCTGTTTTCGCAGAGAAGGTTGTGCTACTCATATGATTGAAAATATCTTATATGCAATTGTAATATGTAATGAAATTCACGTGATAATATTATCACAACAcgtataaaaaatttatagaaatGGGATAGTCCAAAGACTTACAATGTTGACTCgaaaatttcattatatacTATTATTGCATACAAGAATTTGTACACCTGTTGGGACCTAAGACTCTGGGGGTGTGTAGCCTTCTAGGATCATCATCATCCCGACAACAATTtaaagtgttttttttttttttacttttttttatttgaaagatACCCAAAGATTAGATCCCAAGATTCTGTCGGAGCAAGTCTTTGTTTatgtttcaattttcattGACCCAAGTTTTCCTTTCTAGGCAGCCCAAATTCAAGAAAGCAACTCTGAGCTATCTCTGAGAAGCAAAGGAAGGATCAGGTAAAAAGTTTGGCTTTATTTTAGCTATCAATATTAGTATTCCgtttaattttacaattaaatttaaaatttttaattttaatattaattttaatcattatataataaaaattaactctttaaaattaaaaatattaatctcATATATAAATTCACAAACAACTTtattatactcaatttaatttttaatattaaattttattaattattcattatttttcatgcTCTTAcccataattcaataatataaccATTACATTCCATTTAAAATCAAAGTCGACCAACTCAAACtctaaaatcacaattttcgtATGCCCACAAACTCTTCGTtgattcatctccttcttttcttctcccGTTTTCGCTTGAcatctttttccttttgtgaATTCAGGTTCTTGATGAGGACTGCTCCTGATCTTCAAGAGAGTCTATAGAAGTCTCCGAGGGAAATGGAAGTTGATTGGTCTAAGCTGCCCGAACAACTCCTAGATGAGATTTCCAACCGGCTAACCAACCTCACCGATCATGTTCGGTTCCGTGCTGTCTGCAGAGGCTGGGCAAATACAAGTCCTCCATCGAGGTACTGTCTTTGTCTTGCTAGCTTGTCGAAATTTGGCATGATCCATCGTTAGTTGTATACGAGGAGCTCTGCTGTATTTTACAGTATGCAAACTGTTTTTCTTCCGTATATCAATGGCGTTATCCctaatttctaaaatatctccTGCGTCAAAGGGTTCCTCGTCAAGTGCCGTGGGCGCTCCTTCCTTACATTCGTGACACAGATACTCGTACTTTTCTAAGCACTTCAGAGAGCAAATTCTACCGGTTCAGGTCACCCGAGTTTCTCGGCAAACGATGTTGTGGCTCGTCTCATGGTTGGTTGGCTTTAGTGGATGGAACTCCTGATATTTCACTCTACAACCCACTCAGTGATGAGAAAATTCTCCTCCCGAAGCTGACGACATTGCCTGAGGTTCTAAATTTCCGGGAAGACCATGAGGATTATCTCTACCGATATTATAAGGGGTCACAACACACCGTagacaaggagttcatgaGGGATTTCTTTGTTTACACTGTCCTCCTGTCAGAAAGTCCTGCTCTAGGTTGTCATCGGGATTGTTGGGCAGTGTTGTGCTACGATATAAGAGGGAGGAGATTAGCATTTTGTAGATTGGGGGATGAATCATGGAATGTCATAGAAAACGAACCATTTAAGTACATAGACTTAACCTTCCACAAGGAGAAACTATATGCAATAGATTCTAATAGAAGAATTATAATTTGTGACCTCAACTTTCCTCAAGAAATTACTGACATTTGGCTACGAGAAGAACCGTCTTTAAAAGGGTGTCTTAACTTGACTGAGATACATGGTGCTTTAGTATTTGCTATCTCTCTTGTGGAAGATATGGTTGATTCAGATGAGTCTGAGGACGATGAACTCTGTGAAGCACTGCTCCGTGGGGATTATGATGAGTTATACGGCAGTGAAGACTCCGATAAAGGCTTTCCTCGCATTGAATATGACCACAGAGTACAAAATTTTCTTGTCTTTGAGCTCGACGAGGATGCAAAAAGATTGGTGAAGGTTAACAATTTGCATGGTCATGCACTATTCTTGAGCTTCAATTGCTCCATGTCCTTGTTAGCCTCTAAAGTTCCAAAATGCAGAGACAACTGCATCTATTTTTTTGAGAATTTCGAGGTGAAAAATGGGGTCTACACAAAAAGAGGCTATGAATTATGCTGTGCCAAATTGAATGCGGGAGGTATTCGACAAGAGGTTTCACTTTTATTGCAAAATCACGATCGGCGTTACCTCCCATTGCAGGATGCTTGGTACACTCCGTCATGTACATGTAAGTTCATCCACCTCTTACATAAAAACACACCATTTCATCACACGGTAGTTTGACGCCTTTGAAGGACACAACTTGAAATTACTCTCGTATCTGATGCATGATTTTTGGTATTTTTGACATTCAGTCAGTTGCCTTTGCTTGTGCTTATGTATATGATTGGTAGGCTTGCCATAAGTGGTTTTGAGCAACAAAATCAAGAACTTTTCTGACCCCCCAGGGGCATCATTGCTCCGAACATTCACATAAATTATGTTACTGCGATCTAATTTTCACCTTGAAAAAGGAACTAGCTGATCATTTTACCATCGGGTCCAGTTCTAAATTTCCTCTCTACAGATAAGGCCTGCATATAGTAGCTTCCATATAGAGTTTCCCTCTACATACAAATTTGCATCTGATTGTCAGCAATTCTTAAACTCTCATTCCAAGGCGACTTTAGCAACAGCAACCTTGTAGTCTCTGAAATCAGTTTCGATGAACCGACAAGCAACTAATTTAGCAGAAAAAATATGAAGCTGTCAGTTTATGAACAAGTGGAGCTCTTTTTGAGTATCTAAGCATAGACACTGCAATTTCCAATCCTGCTGATATCTATGGGCATGTTTTATGTAATCACTGACATGAGATTTAAATGGTCACATCACAGCAAACTGGATGCCCCATAAAATCCATGAGTCGGTGGTCGGAGAGTCAGTGATTTGGATTCCAAATGCAAAGGGCAGCTTCTCCATCAAATCGAATCCTCCAGTAGATATACACCAAAGATTTTCCTTCCTGGGCCCGATCGAACCCCGGAAATGGAAGGCTGTTTTGGATGCAAACTTGCCTGAGTGGCTACAATTGACACTGTGGAGGGTGGCTTGTGGAGTTCTACCATCGAATTTTGTCAGTAATCGACATTCCAGCATTCCAGAGTTATTCTGTCCGCTCTGCCATCAAGTGGAAGAGTCCTTGGagcatctctctctcttgtgTGAGTTCACCCAAGTGGCTTGGCGGAACTCTTCCTGGCCACTCTGCACTATAGCCTTGAAAGACATTAAAATATCGGACTTGGTTGATGTGATTGCTGAGTCAGGACCCATGCTAGGGCTCTATGGCATAGAGGCCAAGAAATTCATTCTCTTCGTAGGGATGTTCATCGATCAGATTTGGGTGCTTAGGAACAGAGCAGCTAGTACCGGGTCCATCCCTGATCCATTGAACTTCACTTCCATGCTCAAGAGAATCTATGAAGAGCACTTGCAACATTGGTTTTTCAAGAGGGCTAATTGTCTTCCTGGAGCTAAATGGATCCCTCCACCTACCGGTGAAGTCAAGGTCAATTTTGATGTGGCCATGGGTTTCGATTTTGTCACTCTAGCCTTGACTTGCAGGGACAATAAGGGGAGGTTCCTCGTAGCCTGGGCTGAACGAATCCACAGTTGTGATCCTTTTGTGGCAAAAGCTAAGGCTGCTCTGATGGCTGTGTCTATAGCTATCCAGTCGGGTTTTACTAACCTCGTTGTGGAAGGTGATGTTCCGGGCATTATCCTACCTCTGCAACGATGGAAATTCCAACCTGTGTCAGCAATCTCGGGCTTCATTGGCGA from Punica granatum isolate Tunisia-2019 chromosome 3, ASM765513v2, whole genome shotgun sequence includes:
- the LOC116201278 gene encoding uncharacterized protein LOC116201278 isoform X2, with translation MEVDWSKLPEQLLDEISNRLTNLTDHVRFRAVCRGWANTSPPSRVPRQVPWALLPYIRDTDTRTFLSTSESKFYRFRSPEFLGKRCCGSSHGWLALVDGTPDISLYNPLSDEKILLPKLTTLPEVLNFREDHEDYLYRYYKGSQHTVDKEFMRDFFVYTVLLSESPALGCHRDCWAVLCYDIRGRRLAFCRLGDESWNVIENEPFKYIDLTFHKEKLYAIDSNRRIIICDLNFPQEITDIWLREEPSLKGCLNLTEIHGALVFAISLVEDMVDSDESEDDELCEALLRGDYDELYGSEDSDKGFPRIEYDHRVQNFLVFELDEDAKRLVKVNNLHGHALFLSFNCSMSLLASKVPKCRDNCIYFFENFEVKNGVYTKRGYELCCAKLNAGGIRQEVSLLLQNHDRRYLPLQDAWYTPSCTSNWMPHKIHESVVGESVIWIPNAKGSFSIKSNPPVDIHQRFSFLGPIEPRKWKAVLDANLPEWLQLTLWRVACGVLPSNFVSNRHSSIPELFCPLCHQVEESLEHLSLLCEFTQVAWRNSSWPLCTIALKDIKISDLVDVIAESGPMLGLYGIEAKKFILFVGMFIDQIWVLRNRAASTGSIPDPLNFTSMLKRIYEEHLQHWFFKRANCLPGAKWIPPPTGEVKVNFDVAMGFDFVTLALTCRDNKGRFLVAWAERIHSCDPFVAKAKAALMAVSIAIQSGFTNLVVEGDVPGIILPLQRWKFQPVSAISGFIGDIRILLASTESWCVKSTGLKGNIAAHNLACWAAFYATLAGQV
- the LOC116201278 gene encoding uncharacterized protein LOC116201278 isoform X3; its protein translation is MEVDWSKLPEQLLDEISNRLTNLTDHVRFRAVCRGWANTSPPSRVPRQVPWALLPYIRDTDTRTFLSTSESKFYRFRSPEFLGKRCCGSSHGWLALVDGTPDISLYNPLSDEKILLPKLTTLPEVLNFREDHEDYLYRYYKGSQHTVDKEFMRDFFVYTVLLSESPALGCHRDCWAVLCYDIRGRRLAFCRLGDESWNVIENEPFKYIDLTFHKEKLYAIDSNRRIIICDLNFPQEITDIWLREEPSLKGCLNLTEIHGALVFAISLVEDMVDSDESEDDELCEALLRGDYDELYGSEDSDKGFPRIEYDHRVQNFLVFELDEDAKRLVKVNNLHGHALFLSFNCSMSLLASKVPKCRDNCIYFFENFEVKNGVYTKRGYELCCAKLNAGGIRQEVSLLLQNHDRRYLPLQDAWYTPSCTSNWMPHKIHESVVGESVIWIPNAKGSFSIKSNPPVDIHQRFSFLGPIEPRKWKAVLDANLPEWLQLTLWRVACGVLPSNFVSNRHSSIPELFCPLCHQVEESLEHLSLLCEFTQVAWRNSSWPLCTIALKDIKISDLVDVIAESGPMLGLYGIEAKKFILFVGMFIDQIWVLRNRAASTGSIPDPLNFTSMLKRIYEEHLQHWFFKRANCLPGAKWIPPPTGEVKVNFDVAMGFDFVTLALTCRDNKGRFLVAWAERIHSCDPFVAKAKAALMAVSIAIQSGFTNLVVEGDVPGIILPLQRWKFQPVSAISGFIGDIRILLASTESWCVKSTGLKGNIAAHNLACWAAFYGKVA
- the LOC116201278 gene encoding uncharacterized protein LOC116201278 isoform X1, which codes for MEVDWSKLPEQLLDEISNRLTNLTDHVRFRAVCRGWANTSPPSRVPRQVPWALLPYIRDTDTRTFLSTSESKFYRFRSPEFLGKRCCGSSHGWLALVDGTPDISLYNPLSDEKILLPKLTTLPEVLNFREDHEDYLYRYYKGSQHTVDKEFMRDFFVYTVLLSESPALGCHRDCWAVLCYDIRGRRLAFCRLGDESWNVIENEPFKYIDLTFHKEKLYAIDSNRRIIICDLNFPQEITDIWLREEPSLKGCLNLTEIHGALVFAISLVEDMVDSDESEDDELCEALLRGDYDELYGSEDSDKGFPRIEYDHRVQNFLVFELDEDAKRLVKVNNLHGHALFLSFNCSMSLLASKVPKCRDNCIYFFENFEVKNGVYTKRGYELCCAKLNAGGIRQEVSLLLQNHDRRYLPLQDAWYTPSCTSNWMPHKIHESVVGESVIWIPNAKGSFSIKSNPPVDIHQRFSFLGPIEPRKWKAVLDANLPEWLQLTLWRVACGVLPSNFVSNRHSSIPELFCPLCHQVEESLEHLSLLCEFTQVAWRNSSWPLCTIALKDIKISDLVDVIAESGPMLGLYGIEAKKFILFVGMFIDQIWVLRNRAASTGSIPDPLNFTSMLKRIYEEHLQHWFFKRANCLPGAKWIPPPTGEVKVNFDVAMGFDFVTLALTCRDNKGRFLVAWAERIHSCDPFVAKAKAALMAVSIAIQSGFTNLVVEGDVPGIILPLQRWKFQPVSAISGFIGDIRILLASTESWCVKSTGLKGNIAAHNLACWAAFYGKTGSIPVPCLPPCVVYAEERKLEGTRNLGRKSRRDSMYKFPV